In Candidatus Falkowbacteria bacterium, a genomic segment contains:
- a CDS encoding DEAD/DEAH box helicase translates to MNQPSNGFAGLGIAPKLLDVLIKNKFTAPTPIQQQSIPFGIEGKDIIGIAQTGTGKTLAFGIPMLQRLARDGGQGLVVVPTRELAVQVDESLQKIGRSFGLKTAVLIGGENFDRQLRRLKAKAHIIIATPGRLIDHMERRTVKLETTAILVLDEADRMLDMGFMPQIKIILEKLPKKRQTMLFSATMPTRIVALAASHMQLPIRVEVAPAGSASKNVTQELFFVEKANKISVLETVLAEYRGSVLVFTRTKHEAKKIAKFLKTAGHKSAEIHSNRSLGQRREALEGFKVGRYRVLVATDIAARGIDVKGIELVINYDLPENAEDYVHRIGRTGRAESAGHAISFAMPHQQNDVKNIERLIKKSLPVRKGTKGTIDAPAPRPSSPSHSRSNFSRNRRPAPRNSKPNPGGNFRSTRAPYSSQPSTSPSSLAVSKKFHSNSRSSASGNSFQKNRSTNKPTQGKFHSKRRSF, encoded by the coding sequence ATGAACCAGCCCTCTAACGGGTTTGCCGGTCTCGGCATTGCTCCAAAACTCCTTGATGTTTTAATAAAAAATAAATTTACAGCCCCAACCCCAATCCAACAGCAATCAATCCCCTTTGGTATTGAAGGTAAGGATATAATTGGTATTGCCCAAACTGGCACAGGCAAAACCTTAGCCTTTGGTATTCCTATGCTACAAAGATTAGCCCGTGATGGTGGGCAAGGTTTAGTGGTGGTTCCAACTCGTGAACTTGCAGTTCAGGTTGACGAATCACTACAAAAAATTGGACGTTCCTTTGGTTTAAAAACCGCTGTTTTAATTGGTGGAGAAAACTTTGATCGCCAACTTCGACGTCTAAAAGCCAAAGCACATATTATCATCGCCACTCCAGGCAGACTCATTGACCACATGGAACGCCGAACAGTAAAACTAGAAACCACAGCGATTCTAGTCTTAGATGAAGCTGATCGTATGCTTGATATGGGTTTTATGCCTCAAATTAAAATAATTTTAGAAAAACTACCAAAGAAACGTCAAACAATGCTTTTCTCCGCCACAATGCCAACACGTATTGTTGCCCTCGCCGCCTCGCATATGCAACTACCAATTAGAGTTGAAGTTGCGCCGGCTGGCAGTGCTAGCAAAAATGTTACTCAAGAATTATTTTTTGTTGAAAAAGCAAATAAAATATCAGTCCTGGAAACTGTTTTGGCTGAATATCGTGGCAGTGTCTTGGTCTTTACTCGAACAAAACATGAGGCCAAAAAAATTGCCAAATTTCTGAAAACCGCTGGCCATAAATCAGCCGAAATTCACTCTAATAGATCTCTTGGTCAACGTCGTGAAGCTTTGGAAGGTTTTAAAGTTGGTCGCTATCGTGTATTAGTTGCCACTGATATTGCGGCCAGAGGTATTGATGTCAAAGGCATTGAACTGGTTATTAACTATGACTTACCAGAAAATGCCGAAGACTATGTTCATCGCATTGGCCGAACGGGACGCGCTGAATCAGCCGGTCATGCAATTTCTTTTGCAATGCCTCATCAACAAAATGACGTAAAAAATATTGAACGACTTATAAAAAAATCATTACCTGTTCGTAAAGGAACCAAGGGCACGATTGACGCACCGGCCCCCCGTCCTTCATCCCCTAGTCATTCACGATCAAACTTTTCCAGAAATCGTCGTCCGGCACCAAGAAATTCCAAACCTAATCCAGGTGGTAATTTCCGCTCTACTAGAGCACCATACTCTTCTCAACCATCAACTTCACCTTCATCCCTTGCGGTATCAAAGAAATTCCATTCAAATTCTCGTTCAAGCGCTTCAGGTAATTCATTTCAAAAAAATCGATCTACTAATAAACCTACTCAAGGAAAATTCCATTCAAAACGTAGATCATTCTAA